One part of the Paenibacillus silvisoli genome encodes these proteins:
- a CDS encoding TetR/AcrR family transcriptional regulator produces the protein MKQEERREQTTRLLLQTTKQLIREKGCASLTLKDIMERAELSKGAIFHYVKSKDELFAWVLGERLEETNQRFMDEVGQAERNFEGPMGSIAENFHTLEDAEDVTNKVFVYLLGKEEEPAVAEALNRFYERSVQLSRGWIEAGQRHGVIPETVDADRTAELFVLISFGLRVRSSFSLLDASFTAKQFTAFIADLLRSKR, from the coding sequence ATGAAACAAGAAGAACGGCGAGAACAGACGACACGGTTACTCTTGCAAACGACGAAGCAGCTTATTCGCGAGAAAGGCTGCGCATCCTTGACGCTGAAGGACATTATGGAGCGGGCGGAGCTGTCGAAAGGGGCGATTTTCCACTATGTGAAGAGCAAGGATGAATTGTTTGCCTGGGTGCTTGGGGAGCGGCTTGAAGAAACGAACCAAAGGTTCATGGATGAAGTCGGGCAGGCGGAACGAAATTTCGAGGGACCGATGGGGAGCATCGCTGAAAACTTCCACACCTTAGAGGATGCGGAGGATGTGACGAACAAGGTGTTCGTTTATTTGCTCGGCAAGGAAGAAGAGCCCGCGGTAGCGGAGGCGTTGAACCGATTTTATGAACGGTCGGTCCAGCTGTCGCGCGGCTGGATTGAAGCAGGTCAGCGGCATGGCGTCATCCCGGAGACGGTCGATGCGGACCGCACGGCGGAATTGTTTGTCCTCATTTCGTTCGGGCTGCGGGTACGCTCATCGTTTTCGCTGCTGGATGCGAGCTTTACGGCTAAGCAGTTTACGGCTTTCATCGCCGATTTATTGCGTTCAAAACGATAA
- a CDS encoding DoxX family protein has product MAPLIALVGSWIVFRLAGLIGLSYFDGWQHPLQAAVAVMLLLTASAHFGSRRQDLVRMVPESLPARETIVSATGWLELAGAAGILIPAAAPAASVCLAVLFIAMFPANVRAAKEKLTIGGQPVPALPVRTVLQLLFIAAVLAAAPPIL; this is encoded by the coding sequence ATGGCACCATTAATTGCATTGGTAGGTTCTTGGATCGTATTTCGGCTGGCAGGACTCATCGGCTTGTCCTATTTCGATGGCTGGCAGCATCCGCTTCAGGCGGCGGTCGCCGTCATGCTGCTGCTGACGGCATCGGCGCATTTCGGAAGCAGGCGGCAGGATCTTGTCCGCATGGTTCCCGAATCGCTGCCCGCGAGGGAAACGATCGTATCGGCAACCGGCTGGCTGGAGCTTGCCGGAGCGGCCGGCATTCTCATTCCCGCCGCCGCTCCTGCCGCATCCGTTTGCTTGGCCGTGCTCTTCATCGCCATGTTCCCGGCGAATGTCCGCGCGGCGAAGGAGAAGCTGACGATCGGCGGACAGCCGGTGCCTGCGCTTCCGGTTCGGACCGTGCTCCAGCTCCTCTTCATTGCAGCGGTGCTGGCAGCCGCGCCGCCGATTCTATAA